One genomic segment of Gemmatimonadota bacterium includes these proteins:
- a CDS encoding DUF779 domain-containing protein — MSRVGITPEATAVLRQLVAEHGPVLFHQSGGCCDGSAPMCYPQREFKVGQRDVHLGDVDGTPVYIGGAQFEVWKHTQLLIDVVPGRGGGFSLEAPLGVRFLTRSRVFDEAERAWLDACAIPGRPPV; from the coding sequence ATCTCCCGGGTCGGCATCACCCCGGAAGCGACGGCCGTGCTCCGCCAGCTGGTGGCGGAGCACGGCCCGGTGCTCTTCCATCAGTCCGGCGGCTGCTGCGACGGCAGCGCGCCGATGTGCTATCCGCAGCGCGAGTTCAAGGTGGGCCAGCGCGACGTCCACCTCGGCGACGTGGACGGCACGCCGGTCTACATCGGCGGGGCGCAGTTCGAGGTCTGGAAGCACACGCAGCTGCTCATCGACGTGGTCCCGGGGCGCGGCGGCGGCTTCTCGCTCGAGGCGCCGCTGGGAGTCCGATTCCTGACCAGGTCGCGGGTGTTCGACGAGGCGGAGCGGGCGTGGCTCGACGCCTGTGCGATCCCGGGGCGTCCGCCAGTGTGA
- a CDS encoding aldehyde dehydrogenase codes for MGTITAPSGTATLPASASSFASTIPIRARYENWIGGEYRAPVRGQYFTNISPITGQPLCEVARSTHEDVDRALDAAHAAAVSWNVTSATTRSIMLNRIADRMEANLSSLAFIETIDNGKPIRETTHADLPLAIDHFRYFAGVLRAQEGTAGELDNDTVAYHFHEPLGVVGQIIPWNFPLLMAVWKLAPALAAGNCVVLKPAEQTPVSIMALMELIADILPSGVVNVVQGFGVEAGKPLASSPRIAKIAFTGETTTGRLIMQYASENLIPVTLELGGKSPNIFFADVMEADDDFFDKALEGFAMFALNQGEVCTCPSRVLVQESIYDRFMERAVARTKAIVEGNPLDAGTMIGAQASNDQLEKILSYIDIGKKEGAKVLTGGARRVHQGELKDGYYIQPTIFEGHNKMRIFQEEIFGPVVSVTKFKTQADALEIANDSLYGLGAGVWTRDINTAYRMGRAIKAGRVWTNCYHAYPAHAAFGGYKQSGIGRENHKMMLSHYQQTKNLLVSYSPKKLGFF; via the coding sequence ATGGGCACCATCACTGCACCGAGCGGCACGGCCACGCTCCCGGCCAGCGCCTCGTCCTTCGCCTCGACCATCCCCATCCGCGCCCGGTACGAGAACTGGATCGGCGGCGAGTACCGCGCCCCGGTCCGCGGACAGTACTTCACGAACATCTCGCCCATCACCGGCCAGCCGCTCTGCGAAGTGGCCCGCTCCACGCACGAGGACGTGGACCGCGCGCTCGACGCGGCGCATGCCGCCGCGGTCTCCTGGAACGTCACCTCGGCGACCACGCGCTCGATCATGCTCAACCGCATCGCCGACCGCATGGAGGCCAACCTCTCGTCGCTCGCGTTCATCGAGACGATCGACAACGGCAAGCCCATCCGCGAGACGACGCACGCCGACCTGCCGCTCGCGATCGACCACTTCCGCTACTTCGCCGGCGTGCTGCGCGCCCAGGAAGGGACCGCGGGCGAACTCGACAACGACACCGTCGCCTATCACTTCCACGAGCCCCTCGGCGTCGTCGGCCAGATCATCCCCTGGAACTTCCCGCTGCTCATGGCGGTCTGGAAGCTCGCCCCCGCCCTCGCGGCCGGGAACTGCGTGGTGCTCAAGCCGGCCGAGCAGACGCCGGTGAGCATCATGGCGCTCATGGAGCTCATCGCCGACATCCTGCCGAGCGGCGTGGTGAACGTCGTGCAGGGCTTCGGCGTGGAGGCCGGCAAGCCGCTCGCGTCGAGCCCGCGCATCGCCAAGATCGCCTTCACCGGCGAGACCACGACCGGCCGCCTCATCATGCAGTACGCGAGCGAGAACCTCATCCCGGTCACGCTCGAGCTCGGCGGCAAGAGCCCCAACATCTTCTTCGCCGACGTCATGGAGGCCGACGACGACTTCTTCGACAAGGCGCTCGAGGGCTTCGCGATGTTCGCCCTCAACCAGGGCGAGGTCTGCACCTGCCCCTCGCGCGTGCTCGTGCAGGAGTCGATCTACGACCGCTTCATGGAGCGGGCCGTCGCGCGCACCAAGGCGATCGTCGAGGGCAACCCGCTCGACGCGGGCACGATGATCGGCGCCCAGGCGTCGAACGACCAGCTCGAGAAGATCCTCAGCTACATCGACATCGGGAAGAAGGAGGGCGCGAAGGTCCTCACCGGCGGCGCGCGCCGCGTCCACCAGGGCGAGCTCAAGGACGGCTACTACATCCAGCCGACCATCTTCGAGGGCCACAACAAGATGCGGATCTTCCAGGAGGAGATCTTCGGCCCCGTCGTCTCGGTGACGAAGTTCAAGACGCAGGCCGACGCGCTCGAGATCGCCAACGACTCGCTCTACGGCCTCGGCGCCGGCGTCTGGACGCGCGACATCAACACCGCGTATCGCATGGGCCGCGCCATCAAGGCCGGTCGCGTCTGGACCAACTGCTACCATGCCTACCCGGCCCACGCGGCCTTCGGCGGCTACAAGCAGTCGGGCATCGGCCGCGAGAACCACAAGATGATGCTCTCGCACTACCAGCAGACCAAGAACCTCCTCGTCAGCTACTCGCCGAAGAAGCTCGGGTTCTTCTGA
- a CDS encoding GAF domain-containing protein — MQQTDAIPYESAAQREQAAQWSALVGTRRTASTLLAARGVRDVVRTSWQRSLAARIRPDLDAAPVVLDESAVQDATVHTDWYGVASEAIARHRTMRAGDGHILTLFDQDARMLAAEGDAAALEGLAEINFRPGGDWSERAVGTNGPGTALATGAATHIVGAEHFVERWHRWHCAAVPIKDPATGRITGVLDLSGFRESAHPHTLNLAIALGVAIEQTLTAREYERRFAILQSFQQLSSRYAGDGVIAVDRGGHVLAFTPSVAPPVVDALAVLVRHANGCLSKENAVPVAIGDRKAATWYPVLQGQLVVGGCFVLDGAALPSGSEGIPFKPGEVRVYARRFFEAGARDLGRLSPMVAPAVYDAMQAYHWPGNVRELKNVIRRMLQLTTGEIRVEHLPHAIREAYAGTVDVHTSAIDAEDARLIEVVQRAATMAEAASELGITRSTLYRRMERFGLKPGRVVRRD, encoded by the coding sequence ATGCAGCAGACGGACGCGATCCCGTACGAGTCGGCGGCACAGCGCGAGCAGGCGGCGCAGTGGAGTGCGCTGGTGGGCACGCGGCGCACCGCGAGCACGTTGCTGGCCGCGCGCGGTGTCCGTGACGTGGTACGGACGAGCTGGCAGCGGAGCCTGGCGGCGCGCATCCGTCCCGACCTCGACGCGGCCCCGGTCGTGCTCGACGAGAGCGCGGTGCAGGACGCGACGGTCCACACCGACTGGTACGGCGTGGCGTCGGAGGCGATCGCGCGGCACCGCACCATGCGCGCGGGAGACGGGCACATCCTCACGCTCTTCGACCAGGACGCGCGCATGCTCGCCGCCGAAGGCGACGCCGCGGCGCTCGAAGGACTGGCCGAGATCAACTTCCGTCCCGGCGGCGACTGGAGCGAGCGCGCGGTGGGGACCAACGGGCCCGGCACCGCGCTCGCGACCGGTGCCGCGACGCACATCGTGGGCGCGGAGCACTTCGTCGAGCGCTGGCACCGGTGGCACTGCGCGGCGGTGCCCATCAAGGACCCGGCGACCGGGCGCATCACCGGGGTGCTCGACCTGAGCGGCTTCCGCGAGTCGGCGCATCCGCACACGCTCAACCTCGCCATCGCGCTCGGCGTCGCGATCGAGCAGACGCTCACGGCGCGCGAGTACGAGCGGCGGTTCGCGATCCTGCAGTCGTTCCAGCAGCTCTCGTCGCGCTACGCGGGCGACGGCGTGATCGCGGTGGATCGCGGCGGGCATGTGCTCGCCTTCACGCCGAGCGTGGCGCCGCCGGTGGTGGATGCGCTGGCGGTGCTCGTGCGGCATGCGAACGGCTGCCTCTCGAAGGAGAACGCCGTCCCCGTCGCGATCGGCGACCGGAAGGCCGCCACCTGGTATCCGGTGCTGCAGGGGCAGCTGGTGGTCGGGGGGTGCTTCGTGCTCGACGGGGCGGCGTTGCCGTCGGGGAGCGAAGGGATCCCGTTCAAGCCCGGCGAGGTGCGTGTCTACGCGCGGCGCTTCTTCGAGGCCGGCGCGCGCGACCTTGGCCGGCTCAGCCCGATGGTCGCGCCCGCCGTGTACGACGCGATGCAGGCGTACCACTGGCCGGGGAACGTCCGCGAGTTGAAGAACGTCATCCGCCGGATGCTGCAGCTCACCACCGGCGAGATCCGCGTGGAGCACCTTCCGCACGCGATCCGCGAAGCGTACGCGGGGACGGTGGACGTGCACACGTCGGCGATCGACGCCGAGGATGCGCGGTTGATCGAGGTGGTGCAGCGCGCCGCGACGATGGCCGAAGCGGCATCGGAGCTCGGGATCACGCGCAGCACGCTCTACCGGCGCATGGAGCGGTTCGGGCTCAAGCCGGGCCGGGTCGTCCGCCGCGACTGA